Proteins found in one Paenibacillus borealis genomic segment:
- a CDS encoding MerR family transcriptional regulator — MGILIKEAAAKLGLPAHTIRYYEKEGLLPSLQRDEQGNRIFEQADLDWISLMTCFRATGMPVAGLKQIVDLAAEGDSTIPERQAILEAHKLELMRRQEELDRAFAAVNMKLSRYDTILKGQPDPNAGNHMGLC; from the coding sequence TTGGGTATATTGATCAAAGAAGCTGCGGCCAAGCTGGGACTCCCCGCTCATACCATCCGCTATTACGAGAAAGAAGGATTGTTGCCTTCACTACAGAGGGATGAGCAGGGGAACAGGATATTTGAACAGGCCGATCTGGACTGGATCTCGCTTATGACCTGCTTCCGGGCCACCGGAATGCCAGTGGCCGGATTGAAGCAGATCGTTGACCTTGCCGCAGAAGGAGATTCCACGATACCCGAAAGGCAGGCGATACTGGAAGCCCATAAGCTCGAGCTTATGCGCAGGCAGGAGGAGCTGGACCGGGCTTTTGCAGCAGTGAATATGAAGCTGTCACGGTATGATACGATTCTGAAAGGCCAGCCGGACCCCAATGCCGGTAACCACATGGGTCTGTGCTGA
- a CDS encoding glycosyltransferase family 4 protein codes for MRLALFTDTFLPQTNGVARTLSRLTSHLHRRGIEHLLFTPKSALESSYPDPVRPIASIPFFLYPECRMALPGMSSIQSELSAFAPDLIHLATPFNIGLSGLRYARKQQLPHVASYHTHFDRYLEYYKMRRIVPLYWKYMKWFHRSCDAVLAPSQETLASLRAEGFMRLRLWSRGVDCTLYSPEKRSEELRERYGMHAPLIMLYVGRIAPEKDITTLLLAMQLLPESVRSGVQLLIVGDGPLLPELKSQAPDNVTFTGAKHGEELAELYASADLFVFPSCTETFGNVVLEAMASGLPVIAADAGGTKDLVVSGITGNLFEPRNPAALALQISSMAARHAQRTSMGREGRRLALGRSWEHIFDGLIQDYEEVIESRKIKGGAAIFTA; via the coding sequence ATGCGTCTGGCTCTATTCACGGACACGTTTCTTCCGCAAACCAATGGGGTTGCCCGCACGCTTAGCCGGTTAACCAGTCATTTGCACCGCAGGGGGATTGAGCATCTGCTGTTTACTCCTAAGTCTGCGCTTGAGAGCAGCTACCCTGATCCCGTCCGTCCCATCGCCAGCATCCCGTTTTTTCTGTATCCCGAGTGCCGGATGGCCTTGCCGGGCATGTCCTCCATTCAAAGTGAGCTGTCGGCTTTCGCCCCTGATCTGATCCATCTGGCAACCCCGTTCAACATCGGCTTATCCGGCCTCCGCTATGCCCGCAAGCAGCAGCTCCCTCATGTCGCCTCCTACCATACCCACTTCGACCGCTACCTGGAATATTACAAAATGAGAAGAATCGTCCCGCTCTACTGGAAATACATGAAGTGGTTTCACCGTTCCTGCGATGCTGTGCTTGCACCCTCCCAGGAGACATTAGCTTCGCTGCGCGCAGAGGGCTTCATGAGACTGCGCTTGTGGTCCAGAGGCGTCGACTGCACGCTCTATTCTCCTGAGAAACGAAGTGAGGAGTTGCGTGAGCGATATGGTATGCACGCGCCTCTGATTATGCTCTACGTCGGGCGGATTGCCCCGGAAAAAGATATCACCACACTGCTTCTCGCCATGCAGCTTCTGCCCGAATCCGTACGCTCCGGAGTGCAGCTGCTGATTGTCGGAGACGGGCCGCTCCTGCCTGAACTAAAATCGCAGGCCCCGGACAATGTAACCTTTACCGGTGCGAAGCATGGCGAGGAGCTGGCGGAGCTGTATGCTTCAGCTGACCTGTTCGTGTTCCCTTCCTGCACGGAAACCTTTGGCAATGTCGTGCTTGAAGCCATGGCTTCGGGGCTGCCGGTCATCGCCGCAGATGCTGGCGGCACCAAGGATCTGGTCGTTTCCGGTATCACCGGAAATCTGTTTGAGCCCCGTAATCCGGCAGCGTTAGCACTGCAGATTAGTTCGATGGCCGCCCGGCATGCTCAGCGGACGTCAATGGGCCGGGAGGGCCGGCGGCTTGCACTCGGGCGCTCCTGGGAGCATATTTTCGACGGGCTGATTCAGGATTACGAAGAGGTGATCGAGAGCCGGAAGATTAAGGGCGGGGCGGCTATCTTTACTGCCTAG
- a CDS encoding SDR family NAD(P)-dependent oxidoreductase: MHKHMNSSATPQAPVGSGFGAGTTAEQVIGNLDLSGKVAIVTGGYSGIGLETARVLAGAGATVIVPARTPDKARAAAAGIPRLELEALDLMDPASIDSFARRFLDSGRPLHMLINSAGIMAAPLARDTRGYESQFATNHLGHFQLTARLLPALKQAGNARVISVTSRAHRLGGVDLDDPNFTHREYDKWTAYAQSKTANVLFAVALDEKAKDQGIRAFAVHPGLIPSSGIGRFLEPEEIGVKPVPAAQEEQKQAQEVKLEQPAGSAGADRMKTVEQGAATSVWCAVSGQLAGMGGVYCEDVDLSEAVPAEIVQGSGVWPWAVDREIAERLWTLSEQLTGVEFAI, from the coding sequence ATGCACAAGCATATGAATAGCAGCGCAACACCACAGGCTCCGGTCGGGAGCGGATTTGGTGCCGGGACTACGGCTGAACAAGTAATCGGCAACCTTGATTTGAGCGGAAAAGTAGCCATCGTAACCGGCGGGTATTCCGGCATTGGCCTGGAAACTGCACGGGTACTCGCCGGTGCTGGAGCTACAGTCATCGTACCGGCACGGACACCGGACAAGGCCAGGGCTGCAGCCGCAGGAATTCCGCGTCTGGAGCTTGAAGCCCTTGATCTGATGGACCCTGCTTCCATCGACAGCTTCGCCCGGCGTTTCCTGGATTCAGGACGGCCGCTGCATATGCTGATTAACAGTGCCGGCATTATGGCTGCACCACTGGCGCGGGATACCCGGGGCTATGAGTCCCAGTTTGCAACCAACCACCTGGGGCATTTCCAGCTTACGGCCAGGCTCCTGCCGGCATTGAAGCAGGCAGGCAATGCCCGCGTTATATCCGTAACATCACGGGCACACCGTCTGGGCGGTGTCGATCTGGACGATCCTAATTTCACGCACCGTGAATATGACAAATGGACCGCGTACGCCCAGTCGAAGACGGCCAATGTGCTGTTCGCCGTGGCACTGGATGAGAAGGCTAAGGATCAGGGAATCCGTGCCTTTGCGGTGCATCCGGGATTAATCCCCTCCTCAGGAATCGGACGGTTTCTGGAACCGGAAGAGATTGGCGTCAAGCCGGTCCCGGCGGCGCAGGAAGAGCAGAAGCAGGCGCAGGAAGTGAAGCTTGAACAGCCGGCTGGCAGTGCCGGAGCCGACCGGATGAAGACGGTAGAGCAGGGCGCGGCAACCAGCGTCTGGTGCGCAGTAAGCGGGCAGCTGGCAGGCATGGGGGGAGTCTACTGTGAGGATGTAGATCTGTCCGAAGCTGTTCCGGCAGAGATTGTGCAAGGCTCCGGGGTATGGCCGTGGGCGGTAGACCGGGAGATTGCGGAGCGGCTGTGGACGCTCAGTGAACAGCTGACGGGAGTGGAATTCGCAATTTAA
- a CDS encoding helix-turn-helix domain-containing protein, translating to MEPVTTIRSHLEAYLSAQQMSINQFSIQTGINSGTLSRLLSGQQPIAMSHLELITRAMGVPEDHFYSLYVDECFYHSAPTWRRLRPFILSSAELGRLDCIELVVKNLLDNLIYAPMLFEVAEGLFQEGQWQAAAVLYRNVSASEKYQHSERLAVCQYRLFRISLGDSQALNLQAALLFECYIERLEVADQLDGLKHLMHVYYSLHKWDKVDELALEMHRLASLSYNHPYGSGRKDHGEKSPEKPLYFYILYTYLMRSSVQEEYGDYTAALDLIPLYMDGSWIQEDNDEVQETLAQFQLWGTANTYLYRVMAGQFEILQDYVDYISNHEGQVFTAVYNIIKSANRYRWNIDYILAKFSKHVPYEPYNSGFGKYNHQIIADQHARFLTELAIYKLHNKRNDGISVILKSLESSVRINNESLIIKCVNLFEQHRHEASEEEQAQYKFLIREVQDPNDQEAYRVSNFG from the coding sequence TTGGAGCCTGTAACCACGATTCGCAGTCATTTAGAGGCTTATCTCTCAGCACAGCAGATGTCGATTAATCAATTTTCTATACAGACCGGCATTAATTCCGGAACGCTCAGCCGTTTGCTTAGCGGCCAGCAGCCGATTGCCATGAGTCACCTGGAATTGATCACCCGGGCCATGGGAGTTCCGGAGGACCATTTCTACAGCTTGTATGTGGACGAGTGCTTCTATCATTCAGCTCCAACCTGGCGGCGTCTGCGCCCGTTCATTCTGAGTTCAGCAGAGCTTGGGCGGCTTGACTGTATTGAACTTGTGGTTAAGAATCTGCTAGACAATTTAATTTATGCACCCATGTTGTTTGAAGTGGCCGAAGGATTATTTCAGGAGGGCCAATGGCAAGCAGCAGCGGTGCTGTACAGGAATGTGAGCGCAAGTGAGAAGTATCAGCATTCCGAACGGCTTGCCGTATGCCAGTACCGCTTATTCCGCATTTCGCTGGGTGACAGCCAAGCCCTGAATTTACAGGCTGCCCTTCTTTTTGAATGCTATATTGAGCGGTTAGAGGTGGCGGACCAGCTGGATGGGCTGAAGCACCTGATGCATGTGTATTATTCACTGCATAAGTGGGATAAGGTAGACGAACTGGCACTGGAAATGCACCGTCTGGCCAGTCTCAGCTACAATCATCCATATGGCTCAGGCCGTAAGGACCACGGTGAGAAATCTCCTGAGAAGCCGCTCTACTTCTACATCCTGTATACATATCTTATGCGCTCCAGTGTGCAGGAAGAGTATGGGGACTACACGGCGGCTTTGGATCTGATTCCTCTATATATGGATGGAAGCTGGATACAGGAAGACAATGACGAGGTCCAGGAGACGTTAGCTCAATTTCAGCTTTGGGGAACGGCAAACACCTACCTCTATCGTGTAATGGCGGGGCAATTCGAGATTTTGCAGGATTATGTTGACTATATTTCTAACCACGAGGGGCAAGTTTTTACAGCTGTCTATAATATCATTAAATCAGCAAACCGCTACAGATGGAATATAGATTACATTCTTGCCAAGTTTTCTAAGCATGTTCCTTATGAACCTTACAACTCCGGTTTCGGCAAGTATAATCATCAGATTATTGCGGACCAGCATGCCAGATTTCTTACTGAATTAGCCATTTATAAATTACACAATAAACGAAACGATGGAATTAGCGTAATACTCAAAAGTTTGGAATCATCCGTTAGAATCAATAATGAAAGCCTAATCATTAAATGCGTGAATCTGTTTGAGCAGCACCGGCATGAAGCAAGCGAAGAAGAGCAAGCGCAATATAAATTCCTAATTAGAGAGGTGCAGGATCCAAATGACCAAGAAGCTTATCGTGTTTCTAACTTCGGTTAG